A DNA window from Paenibacillus sp. HWE-109 contains the following coding sequences:
- a CDS encoding GH36 C-terminal domain-containing protein, producing the protein MHGKTMRIVMSLLLMITIGFTGIPFASQGSIPTAQAANALVTRSGNVWTLENDVMKSVVSFASGSIQMTSFYNKEASKEYLTGTGSQYLFYYNYGGSDLYANDGGWTLGTATVTDITKFGTNWGKLLTIPVTRSTPQNVTINLKFEIYNGNSGIKYSNSIKNNAASDKTITNSDILALNLPNDPHTLHYVPNMAWFSTTGALAPNTGRNAITVYDTGDGWGLQPEMNWKTEGAPNRLPFASINAWSGITNVKLSTNTEALQLVLFPNEEFEYISVNMTVFKGDIVDGKMAVEEHFRKRFKYHDVTSLFTTNDWDYIASRSDAFFRNTVIPKAAQAGLDMVMVDDLWNTTRDTTTAKTSFTTNLASLTDYIVSQGLRFGLWFSMTGDNHDLGRDLADPANIEFKRSQVEDTLIPQYHLSHQMIDLTEFWPNTAATTTSHPSDSVYRKNVLVRNYMNDLVSRHPDFIGKLTSEVDIYPTQGDRNNGLLHISDNGFLSANGGVGTSMKIGMDSFGYLPMNSVYYGGNPSGKVEDYYSYMMARVIKFNTDPTSWTTAGISSLRKFNDWRKSPRIKALTDQTTRPLYAGPDFDTSGSYAWMYTTEDKAQALVIATAANTGGATDVTLNLRWLDSNKTYLVEDITMDDSGNSSYMYKGKFTGAQLKSTGLSINLAENTSKGKAFWLQEDNASSGMQVLYADEKVSSFTQVEGASSLMVNVTGTANSTGKVIVFDRTANKAITSDVAIGAGGTGSVTINSGTKFEAESLTTLVSTGDTSANGADAAASNGSLSYGNFNAAGDWIQYTVNVPSPGTYRLKTQVKKHPSRGTAQLYIDGTAQGSPIDEYQSAQAYVEVDLGNVTFNTAGNKLFKFQVTGKNASSSGYGLATDYIRLTYQSPDILLPPAVPEAVKYENESLTTTVSSGMTSAIAADTAASNGSLSYGNATAVGNWVQYTVNVPSTGTYRVRVQVKKHPSRGIAQLYIDGAAQGAPIDEYQSAQAYVVVDLGDVTFAAPGNKQFKFQVTGKNASSASYGLATDYISLTKQPLILENESLTTSVSSGDSFANTVDTAASGGSVSYGNFNAVGDWIQYTVNVPTAGTYAISARVKKHPDRGTEQLLIDGVAQGSPIDQHDSPQGYAIVGLGEKIFPTAGNKLFKFQITGKDPGSASLTLAHDSIILTRIN; encoded by the coding sequence ATGCACGGTAAAACAATGCGCATAGTGATGTCCCTCTTGCTTATGATCACAATTGGATTCACAGGTATTCCTTTTGCTTCGCAAGGCAGCATCCCGACGGCTCAGGCAGCGAATGCTTTGGTAACTCGAAGCGGGAATGTGTGGACGCTGGAAAATGATGTTATGAAGTCGGTGGTCTCTTTTGCCAGCGGAAGCATTCAAATGACAAGCTTCTACAACAAGGAGGCCAGCAAGGAGTATTTGACCGGTACAGGAAGTCAGTATTTATTTTATTACAATTATGGCGGAAGTGATCTGTACGCGAACGATGGCGGATGGACGCTAGGTACCGCAACCGTGACGGATATCACCAAATTCGGCACCAATTGGGGCAAGCTGCTGACGATTCCGGTCACCCGGAGCACACCGCAGAATGTCACGATTAATCTGAAGTTCGAAATCTATAACGGTAATTCCGGCATCAAATACAGCAATTCAATCAAAAATAATGCCGCCTCCGATAAGACGATTACGAATTCAGATATTCTGGCGCTTAACTTGCCGAATGATCCTCATACGCTGCACTATGTTCCGAACATGGCGTGGTTCAGTACAACAGGTGCGCTCGCTCCGAATACAGGACGCAACGCGATCACGGTGTATGACACAGGGGATGGCTGGGGTTTGCAGCCGGAGATGAACTGGAAAACCGAAGGGGCGCCGAACAGGCTGCCATTCGCCAGCATCAATGCTTGGAGCGGGATCACGAATGTCAAGCTTTCCACGAATACCGAAGCACTGCAGCTAGTGCTGTTCCCGAATGAGGAATTCGAGTACATTTCCGTCAATATGACCGTGTTCAAGGGAGATATTGTGGATGGGAAAATGGCGGTGGAAGAACATTTTAGAAAAAGATTCAAGTATCACGATGTGACCTCGCTGTTTACGACCAATGATTGGGACTATATTGCCAGCCGTTCGGATGCCTTCTTCCGAAATACAGTGATCCCCAAGGCTGCACAAGCTGGTTTGGATATGGTTATGGTGGATGATCTTTGGAATACAACCCGGGATACGACAACGGCCAAGACGAGTTTTACTACGAATTTGGCCTCACTGACGGATTACATTGTTTCACAGGGTTTACGGTTTGGCTTGTGGTTCAGCATGACGGGTGATAACCATGATCTCGGCCGAGATTTGGCCGATCCGGCGAATATTGAATTTAAGCGAAGCCAGGTCGAGGATACCCTGATTCCACAGTATCATTTATCGCACCAGATGATTGATTTGACGGAATTCTGGCCGAATACAGCGGCTACGACAACTTCACATCCAAGCGACAGCGTGTATCGCAAAAATGTGCTGGTCCGGAACTACATGAACGATCTGGTGTCCAGACACCCGGATTTCATCGGGAAACTCACCAGTGAAGTGGATATTTATCCGACGCAAGGCGACCGGAATAATGGTCTGCTGCATATATCAGATAACGGCTTTCTATCTGCCAATGGCGGCGTAGGCACCAGTATGAAAATAGGCATGGACAGTTTCGGCTATCTGCCTATGAATTCGGTCTATTACGGCGGTAATCCATCTGGTAAAGTGGAGGATTATTACTCGTACATGATGGCGAGGGTCATCAAGTTCAATACGGACCCGACCAGCTGGACGACAGCGGGGATCAGCTCCTTGCGGAAATTCAATGACTGGCGCAAAAGTCCGCGGATCAAGGCATTGACTGATCAGACGACAAGACCTTTGTATGCGGGTCCAGACTTCGATACGTCAGGTTCCTATGCCTGGATGTATACGACGGAGGATAAAGCCCAAGCGCTTGTTATTGCGACGGCGGCCAATACTGGCGGGGCAACAGATGTAACGCTCAATCTGCGTTGGTTGGACAGCAACAAAACGTATTTGGTGGAAGACATTACGATGGATGACAGCGGCAACAGCTCCTATATGTATAAAGGAAAGTTTACCGGAGCACAATTGAAATCCACCGGATTATCCATTAATCTAGCTGAAAATACGTCCAAAGGCAAAGCGTTCTGGCTGCAAGAGGACAATGCCTCGTCTGGCATGCAAGTTCTCTATGCGGATGAGAAAGTTTCCTCTTTTACACAAGTGGAAGGCGCTTCCAGCTTGATGGTGAATGTGACCGGGACGGCTAATTCAACCGGGAAAGTTATCGTCTTTGACCGGACAGCCAATAAAGCGATTACGAGCGATGTTGCCATCGGCGCCGGCGGCACGGGCAGTGTGACAATCAATTCCGGAACGAAGTTCGAGGCGGAAAGTCTGACAACGCTGGTCTCTACGGGCGACACTTCGGCGAACGGTGCGGATGCGGCAGCGAGCAACGGTTCGTTAAGCTATGGCAATTTCAACGCTGCAGGGGATTGGATACAATACACGGTGAATGTGCCAAGTCCTGGCACTTACCGATTGAAGACACAAGTAAAGAAGCATCCAAGCCGAGGGACGGCGCAATTGTACATCGACGGGACAGCTCAAGGTTCTCCCATAGACGAGTACCAAAGCGCTCAAGCCTATGTCGAGGTGGATCTGGGCAACGTTACCTTCAACACGGCGGGCAACAAGCTGTTCAAATTCCAAGTGACAGGCAAGAACGCGAGCAGCAGCGGTTACGGGCTGGCAACGGATTATATCCGGCTAACCTATCAGTCGCCGGATATTCTGCTCCCGCCTGCGGTGCCGGAAGCGGTGAAGTACGAGAATGAGAGTTTGACGACGACCGTCTCATCGGGAATGACTTCCGCGATTGCGGCGGACACGGCTGCAAGTAATGGCTCGTTGAGCTATGGCAATGCAACCGCTGTAGGCAACTGGGTACAGTACACCGTGAATGTACCGTCTACCGGCACGTACCGCGTCAGAGTGCAAGTCAAGAAGCATCCAAGTCGCGGGATCGCGCAACTGTATATTGATGGAGCGGCTCAAGGCGCGCCAATCGACGAATACCAAAGTGCGCAGGCGTATGTCGTGGTTGATCTAGGCGATGTGACCTTCGCTGCGCCTGGCAATAAACAGTTCAAATTCCAAGTGACAGGAAAGAATGCCAGCAGTGCTTCCTACGGCTTGGCAACGGATTATATTTCACTGACGAAGCAACCGCTCATATTGGAAAATGAGAGCTTAACGACGTCCGTTTCTTCCGGCGACAGCTTCGCCAATACGGTGGACACGGCTGCAAGTGGCGGCAGCGTGAGTTACGGCAATTTCAATGCCGTAGGCGATTGGATTCAGTACACGGTGAATGTGCCGACAGCGGGGACTTACGCCATCAGCGCCAGAGTCAAGAAGCACCCGGACCGTGGGACGGAGCAACTGCTGATTGACGGCGTGGCGCAGGGAAGCCCTATCGATCAGCATGATAGCCCGCAGGGCTATGCGATCGTCGGATTGGGCGAGAAGATCTTCCCAACGGCGGGCAACAAGCTGTTCAAGTTCCAAATTACCGGCAAGGATCCGGGAAGTGCGAGCTTGACCTTGGCGCATGATAGCATCATCCTGACGAGGATCAATTAG
- a CDS encoding C40 family peptidase → MKVLAKRFIGSCAVLCAAVPLFTAQAAAASPADHPVKVQVNDELLKFPEVQPYIDEQGVMQVPLRVLSEKLGYQVSWTKQADAIVVTLLNKQQSILLITDQQQAIVNSKKISLESSPTVYQGNTYVPLRFITETFGSPIEWNEANQIAIVDVDGKSHKPAWIAPPPAPPVMKAAAVVPSMPEQIVQTANAYMGVPYMWGGTTPRGFDCSGFVRYVFEAKGIELPRTSAEMHSALSNSVTDLQVGDLVFFAAKTVNHVGIYLGNDQFISSTTSRGVTVESLSSSYWSARYVGAKRVL, encoded by the coding sequence TTGAAGGTTTTGGCTAAACGTTTTATTGGTTCCTGCGCAGTTCTTTGCGCCGCAGTACCCTTATTTACCGCGCAAGCAGCAGCGGCATCGCCAGCTGACCATCCTGTAAAGGTTCAGGTCAATGACGAATTGCTTAAGTTTCCGGAAGTGCAGCCTTACATTGATGAGCAAGGCGTCATGCAGGTTCCGCTCCGAGTTCTATCTGAGAAACTGGGCTATCAAGTGAGCTGGACGAAGCAAGCAGATGCGATTGTCGTTACGCTGCTGAACAAGCAGCAGTCGATTCTATTGATCACAGATCAGCAGCAAGCGATTGTGAACAGCAAGAAAATCAGTTTAGAGAGCAGTCCAACGGTCTATCAAGGCAACACATACGTTCCGCTGCGTTTCATTACCGAAACCTTCGGATCTCCGATAGAATGGAATGAAGCTAATCAGATTGCTATTGTGGATGTCGACGGGAAGTCGCACAAGCCTGCTTGGATTGCACCGCCGCCTGCGCCGCCTGTGATGAAAGCAGCAGCCGTTGTTCCTTCTATGCCGGAGCAGATTGTCCAGACGGCCAATGCGTACATGGGTGTGCCCTATATGTGGGGAGGTACAACGCCGAGAGGATTCGATTGTTCCGGTTTTGTACGCTATGTATTTGAAGCCAAAGGCATTGAACTGCCTCGAACATCCGCGGAAATGCACAGTGCGCTCAGTAATTCAGTAACCGATTTGCAAGTAGGCGATTTGGTTTTCTTTGCAGCCAAAACGGTGAATCATGTAGGCATTTATCTGGGGAATGATCAGTTCATTTCGTCCACAACATCTCGAGGCGTTACAGTCGAGAGCCTATCGAGCTCGTATTGGAGCGCAAGGTATGTAGGAGCCAAAAGAGTCCTGTAA
- a CDS encoding phosphodiester glycosidase family protein, with product MRHRRYRTFTHIAMLGCMLSAVAIFPSSASALGTVQTKSQTVSHNGKSFTAQWVTVDLTDPYLRVKPVTAAEGIGHDESFASMLDRSHAIAGINGTFFDAYEQNEANRYPNGLLVSSGEIVHSGTNPAFLVNADKTASLQRMQTEQQISVTHQGKAYKFAAWGVNKYWGDDVEDQVVWYTRDFGASIGFPNSTKIVLREGKVTNITTDSVNMPEDGYVFLLGNSANNRTHVLPNIHLGDSVQLVSALHNEDNGSAVQLPTVDAAIGAGPHLLTNGVVDLDAQRDGFTDPKITTSANVRSFIGIDASRQMVMGTLSTATMADMAEVLLKIGLTDAMNLDGGASSSLYANGTMLRSAGRELSNAFVVERLDHPQIQLEVNGQFVHEFRGYLLQETSMVPFRGILERIGAKFQWQEATRTLSVQYGSKQLELQPDHAVMKVNGKSVTLPEAPTIKDGHIYMPLRAIMESLGGKVQWDPSLYRASLQF from the coding sequence ATGCGTCACAGGCGTTACCGCACTTTCACTCACATCGCCATGCTGGGTTGTATGCTCTCGGCTGTCGCAATTTTCCCTTCGTCCGCTTCCGCTCTTGGAACGGTACAAACCAAGAGTCAGACCGTATCCCATAATGGCAAGTCTTTTACTGCGCAATGGGTGACCGTTGATCTGACTGACCCCTATTTGCGCGTTAAACCTGTTACGGCGGCTGAAGGCATCGGTCACGATGAGTCCTTCGCTTCAATGTTAGACAGAAGCCATGCGATTGCTGGCATCAACGGCACTTTTTTCGATGCGTATGAACAAAATGAAGCCAACCGATACCCGAACGGGCTGCTTGTCAGCTCCGGTGAAATCGTACATTCCGGCACGAACCCTGCCTTTCTTGTCAACGCCGACAAAACCGCAAGCTTGCAGCGCATGCAAACAGAGCAGCAAATCAGCGTTACCCATCAGGGCAAAGCCTATAAATTCGCAGCCTGGGGCGTGAATAAATACTGGGGCGATGACGTGGAAGATCAAGTCGTATGGTATACACGTGACTTCGGGGCTTCTATCGGCTTCCCCAATTCAACGAAGATTGTCTTGCGCGAAGGCAAGGTTACCAATATCACAACAGATAGCGTCAATATGCCGGAAGACGGGTATGTATTTTTATTAGGCAATAGCGCCAATAATCGCACCCATGTGCTGCCGAATATTCATCTCGGTGATTCCGTCCAACTCGTCTCCGCTCTCCATAACGAAGACAACGGCTCTGCCGTCCAATTGCCGACTGTTGATGCCGCTATTGGCGCAGGCCCGCATTTGCTGACCAATGGTGTGGTTGATTTGGATGCGCAGCGGGATGGATTTACCGATCCTAAGATAACGACAAGCGCTAACGTGCGCAGCTTCATTGGGATAGATGCTTCCCGTCAAATGGTCATGGGGACGCTATCTACGGCCACTATGGCCGATATGGCGGAGGTCCTGCTGAAGATCGGACTAACGGATGCAATGAATCTGGATGGAGGCGCAAGCTCATCTCTGTATGCGAACGGCACTATGCTGCGAAGTGCAGGACGTGAGCTTAGCAATGCTTTCGTGGTGGAACGCTTGGATCATCCACAGATCCAGCTTGAGGTGAATGGGCAGTTCGTCCATGAATTCCGAGGTTATTTGCTGCAGGAAACCAGCATGGTTCCTTTTCGCGGGATATTGGAGAGAATTGGAGCCAAGTTTCAGTGGCAGGAAGCTACGCGTACATTAAGTGTTCAGTATGGGTCCAAACAGCTTGAACTGCAGCCGGATCATGCTGTCATGAAAGTCAACGGCAAATCCGTTACGCTCCCCGAGGCGCCAACGATTAAGGATGGTCATATTTATATGCCGCTTAGGGCCATCATGGAGTCCTTGGGCGGAAAAGTTCAGTGGGATCCTTCCCTGTACCGGGCGTCCCTTCAGTTCTAA
- a CDS encoding glycosyltransferase produces MSTLGIIAILTLLYWLFISLDAHKGMHLLHNLARSTKLPDKPPLVSVIIAAKEEESTILETVRYLLSQNYPRLEIIAVNDRSQDATGVRLEELRRWSQRKKDVQTPLQIIHITHLPEGWLGKNHALYQGYQQARGQYLLFTDADILFAPHTITDAVSYMKEQDVHHLTLTPNMLARGTLLNGFVHFFLFSFSLFVRPWRANLDNSREPGIGIGAFNMVSRTAYEAIGTHKAIALRPDDDLQLGISLKKAGFRQKVLSGKHVLQVEWYRSLKEAIVGLEKNLFSGFRYSYTVALLACLGQLLFFIFPWIGLLFLWDWRGALYAVVVVLQVLLYRKLMSRLMSKRKDEAYLLPVSSSLLLYTIVRSVWLTWKQGGIYWRGTFYSLRELKKK; encoded by the coding sequence ATGTCCACCCTCGGCATTATTGCGATACTCACCCTCCTCTACTGGCTATTCATCTCGCTTGATGCTCACAAAGGGATGCATCTGCTGCACAACCTGGCTCGGTCCACCAAGCTCCCGGACAAGCCTCCGCTCGTCTCCGTCATTATTGCTGCCAAAGAAGAGGAAAGCACGATCCTCGAAACGGTTCGCTATTTGCTTTCTCAGAATTATCCACGACTGGAGATCATCGCTGTCAATGACCGCTCCCAGGACGCGACCGGCGTCCGGCTTGAAGAATTGCGGAGGTGGTCGCAGCGTAAGAAAGATGTTCAAACTCCCTTGCAAATTATCCACATTACGCATTTGCCAGAGGGCTGGCTGGGCAAGAACCATGCTCTCTATCAAGGCTATCAGCAAGCCCGGGGCCAATATTTGCTCTTCACGGACGCCGATATCCTATTCGCTCCCCATACGATTACAGATGCCGTTTCCTATATGAAGGAACAGGATGTGCACCACCTCACGTTAACACCTAATATGCTTGCACGAGGCACTTTGCTGAATGGCTTCGTACATTTCTTCTTGTTCTCCTTCTCGCTCTTCGTGCGTCCTTGGCGAGCTAATCTGGACAATTCCCGTGAACCAGGCATCGGAATCGGTGCTTTCAACATGGTCAGCCGTACGGCTTATGAGGCGATCGGCACGCATAAAGCTATCGCGCTGAGGCCTGATGATGATCTGCAATTAGGCATTTCCTTAAAAAAAGCAGGCTTCCGTCAGAAGGTATTGTCTGGTAAACATGTCCTGCAAGTAGAATGGTATCGCTCACTGAAAGAAGCTATCGTCGGCCTTGAGAAAAATCTATTCTCTGGATTTCGGTACAGCTACACGGTCGCATTGCTTGCTTGTCTCGGGCAGCTCCTCTTTTTCATCTTCCCCTGGATCGGACTTCTCTTCCTGTGGGATTGGCGCGGAGCCCTATATGCCGTTGTAGTTGTTCTGCAAGTTTTGCTGTATCGCAAGCTGATGTCACGACTAATGAGCAAACGCAAAGACGAAGCTTATCTGCTGCCAGTCAGCTCTTCGCTGCTTCTGTATACCATTGTTCGATCCGTCTGGCTCACTTGGAAACAAGGTGGCATCTATTGGAGAGGAACGTTTTACTCGCTGCGCGAATTAAAGAAGAAGTAA
- the yyaC gene encoding spore protease YyaC translates to MAEKRMEPQEHYWKKMNGQQLAIFLETLRITSGMKPEMLAFVCIGTDRSTGDALGPLVGSKLVELGYPHVIGTLQAPCDASNIVARLQEIPQDCAVIAIDACLGLKLSVGMYQVSNRPLAPGKSVGKVLPQVGDYTIAAIVNADGPRQYSVLQTTSLYHVLQMADEVTKAIQHAFPLR, encoded by the coding sequence ATGGCGGAGAAACGGATGGAGCCGCAGGAACACTATTGGAAAAAGATGAATGGCCAGCAGCTAGCCATATTCTTGGAAACGCTTAGGATTACGTCAGGAATGAAGCCGGAAATGCTGGCTTTTGTATGTATAGGAACAGATCGATCTACGGGAGACGCTCTCGGGCCTTTGGTAGGCAGCAAATTGGTAGAGCTTGGCTATCCGCATGTGATTGGGACGCTGCAAGCACCTTGTGATGCCAGCAATATCGTGGCTCGTCTGCAGGAAATTCCGCAGGACTGTGCCGTTATAGCCATTGATGCTTGTTTGGGGCTTAAACTGTCAGTCGGGATGTATCAGGTGTCCAATCGGCCACTGGCACCCGGAAAGTCTGTAGGGAAAGTACTGCCGCAAGTGGGCGATTATACGATTGCTGCTATCGTTAACGCAGACGGCCCCAGACAGTATAGCGTTCTACAAACAACTTCTTTGTATCATGTATTACAAATGGCAGATGAAGTAACGAAAGCAATTCAACATGCGTTTCCGCTAAGATAA
- a CDS encoding ABC transporter ATP-binding protein has protein sequence MKRVLGLFRGYRAQLAVIIGLALLAAIVGLIPPLVMKEIIDQAIPQGNMRILTEMALLMVLLPVVSGVLGVWQNHLNTKVTQGVIRDLGQTLFHNLQRQSMAFFTDARSGEIVQRITGDVQAVQNVVTSLVVSSITQIVIVATTIGILFALDWKLAIISVLILPLFMLPVKKVSKLRKTLRIETQKVRSDITAQLSESFGISGALLTRIFGREQQQEQEFTTMNQKVMDLELRLNLVGRWFGMATSTLGPLGTAIIYLYGGYSVISGHMTLGAIVAFAAYLGRLYMPVGTLLNLQVEVATALGVFQRIFEYQDMVPEVQDRENAGQLVQAEGRVTYKQVSFAYQPGQYALKDITFDAQAGEMVALVGPSGAGKSTLIGMIARLYDPTEGIVEVDGVDVRDVKLASLRSQIAYVTQESFLFHATIGDNLRFAREDATREEMEAACRQAYIHDFIVSLPEGYDTMVGERGHRLSGGERQRIAIARAILKRPRILILDEATSHLDSESESYVQAALEELMQGRTTLVIAHRLSTVLAADHILVIEAGSVVERGTHRELLALEGLYARLYSTQFAKVDGAEA, from the coding sequence ATGAAAAGGGTTTTGGGATTGTTCCGCGGGTACCGGGCGCAATTGGCTGTTATTATCGGTTTGGCGCTGCTGGCCGCAATCGTAGGCTTAATTCCACCCTTGGTTATGAAAGAGATTATCGATCAAGCCATTCCGCAAGGGAATATGAGGATTTTGACCGAAATGGCGCTATTGATGGTGCTATTGCCCGTTGTGAGCGGCGTTCTTGGCGTGTGGCAAAATCATTTGAATACCAAAGTCACACAAGGGGTTATTCGGGATTTGGGGCAAACGTTGTTCCATAATTTGCAGCGGCAATCGATGGCGTTCTTCACAGATGCCCGCTCGGGTGAAATTGTTCAGCGAATTACGGGGGACGTGCAGGCCGTGCAAAATGTGGTGACTTCACTTGTCGTATCTTCCATTACACAGATCGTAATTGTCGCTACGACGATTGGTATTTTGTTTGCATTGGACTGGAAATTAGCAATTATCTCGGTGCTGATTCTTCCGCTGTTCATGCTGCCTGTGAAGAAAGTATCCAAGCTGCGCAAAACGCTGCGGATCGAAACGCAGAAGGTGCGCTCCGATATCACTGCGCAGTTGAGCGAGAGCTTCGGTATCTCGGGGGCTTTGTTGACGCGGATTTTTGGCAGAGAGCAGCAGCAGGAGCAAGAATTCACTACCATGAACCAGAAAGTGATGGATTTGGAACTGCGGCTCAATCTCGTGGGCCGCTGGTTCGGGATGGCTACGAGCACCTTGGGGCCGTTAGGCACGGCCATTATTTATCTATATGGCGGTTATTCCGTCATATCCGGTCATATGACATTGGGCGCCATTGTCGCATTCGCGGCTTACTTGGGCCGGTTGTATATGCCCGTAGGGACGCTGCTGAACCTGCAGGTGGAAGTGGCGACTGCACTGGGCGTGTTTCAGCGGATTTTTGAATACCAGGATATGGTGCCTGAAGTCCAGGATCGTGAGAATGCCGGGCAGCTTGTGCAGGCTGAGGGACGTGTGACCTATAAGCAGGTTTCTTTTGCTTATCAGCCCGGACAATATGCGCTCAAGGACATCACCTTCGATGCCCAGGCCGGGGAGATGGTTGCGCTTGTCGGACCGAGCGGCGCGGGGAAATCGACGCTGATCGGCATGATCGCGCGGCTGTATGACCCGACGGAGGGCATCGTCGAGGTGGACGGCGTCGACGTCCGCGATGTGAAGTTAGCTTCGCTGCGTTCGCAGATCGCCTACGTGACGCAGGAGTCCTTCCTCTTCCACGCGACGATCGGCGACAACCTGCGCTTCGCGCGGGAAGACGCTACGCGTGAGGAGATGGAGGCCGCGTGCCGCCAAGCCTACATCCACGACTTCATCGTGTCGCTCCCCGAAGGGTACGACACGATGGTGGGCGAGCGCGGCCACCGGCTCTCCGGCGGCGAGCGTCAGCGGATCGCAATAGCCCGCGCGATCCTCAAGCGCCCGCGCATCCTCATCCTCGATGAGGCGACGTCGCACTTGGACTCGGAATCCGAGTCCTATGTGCAGGCGGCGCTCGAGGAGCTGATGCAAGGGCGCACGACGCTCGTGATCGCGCACCGGCTCTCCACGGTGCTGGCCGCCGATCACATTCTGGTGATCGAAGCGGGCAGCGTCGTGGAGCGAGGCACGCATCGCGAGCTGCTCGCTCTGGAGGGGCTGTACGCTCGGCTGTACAGCACGCAGTTCGCGAAAGTCGATGGGGCTGAGGCTTAG
- a CDS encoding kinase has protein sequence MQQDWLHYAIPFVIIAFFIYRRTKRSIGFQKLSPGRLKFRVILFGILGLLIFLLGFVHPIHFIAYIIGLAAGTALGLTAIRHTRFEHRADGWYYRTHLWVEIAVLVLFLSRVVYRIAFISLSANPASMNPADPTQFTKDPLTAGVFFIIVSYYILFFGYLLREKANLDPAALAGGISNGNEATVSPAANVDIAK, from the coding sequence ATGCAACAAGATTGGTTGCACTATGCTATACCCTTCGTCATCATTGCCTTCTTTATTTACCGCCGAACGAAACGGAGCATTGGTTTTCAGAAGCTTTCCCCTGGCAGACTCAAATTTCGCGTAATCCTCTTCGGTATTCTGGGACTTCTCATTTTCCTGCTTGGCTTCGTGCATCCAATCCACTTCATTGCGTATATCATTGGGCTAGCCGCAGGCACAGCGCTTGGTCTCACGGCCATTCGCCACACCCGCTTCGAGCATCGGGCAGACGGCTGGTACTACCGTACCCATCTATGGGTTGAAATTGCTGTCTTGGTGCTATTCCTCAGCCGCGTGGTGTACCGAATCGCTTTTATCAGCCTGTCGGCAAACCCGGCCAGCATGAATCCGGCTGATCCCACGCAATTTACCAAAGATCCGCTGACAGCGGGTGTTTTCTTCATCATTGTCTCGTATTACATCCTATTTTTCGGCTACCTGCTCCGCGAAAAAGCCAACCTGGATCCCGCAGCGTTAGCTGGTGGGATCAGTAACGGTAACGAAGCAACTGTCTCTCCTGCTGCAAATGTGGATATTGCGAAGTAA
- a CDS encoding HAD-IA family hydrolase — protein sequence MVKHILFDFDGTLVDSRALLVKLYNEMAAQHQFRMIRDQDLALLRSLSISERVTRLGVPVLQIPKLVIAGKQLYQDHIRTLHVVPGMKDVVAKLSAQGIRSSILSSNSESNIRTLLKSNRMESSFKEIISAKHLFGKHHSIRKVMKQWGTSPSRMIYVGDELRDIEACQKLGVPIVAVTWGYDSPRLLLSGKPDYVVNSPGELLKTLLTLV from the coding sequence ATGGTAAAACACATCCTGTTTGATTTTGACGGGACATTGGTGGATTCACGGGCGCTTCTCGTTAAACTATATAATGAGATGGCTGCACAACATCAATTTCGAATGATTCGTGATCAGGATCTGGCGCTTCTGCGATCGCTTTCGATCTCTGAGCGGGTAACTCGACTTGGTGTTCCAGTTCTCCAAATTCCCAAATTAGTTATCGCCGGCAAGCAGCTCTATCAGGATCATATTCGCACTCTTCATGTGGTGCCAGGCATGAAAGACGTGGTGGCGAAACTGTCCGCCCAAGGCATCCGCAGTTCCATTCTCTCCTCCAATTCGGAAAGCAATATTCGTACTCTGCTCAAAAGCAATCGAATGGAAAGCTCGTTCAAAGAAATCATTTCGGCGAAGCATCTGTTCGGGAAACACCATTCCATCCGCAAAGTTATGAAACAGTGGGGGACTTCCCCTTCACGGATGATTTATGTCGGTGATGAGCTCAGGGATATCGAAGCTTGCCAAAAACTAGGCGTACCTATTGTCGCTGTGACATGGGGATACGATTCTCCGCGCCTACTGCTAAGCGGCAAACCTGATTATGTCGTAAATTCACCGGGTGAATTGTTGAAAACGCTGCTGACGTTAGTCTGA